A single window of Solenopsis invicta isolate M01_SB chromosome 3, UNIL_Sinv_3.0, whole genome shotgun sequence DNA harbors:
- the LOC105197657 gene encoding acyl-CoA Delta(11) desaturase: MTVTMALKPQVNKELEEKSKFNRSIVWRNVIILSLLHLGALGGLYLSFTSAKYMTIFFAIFLYEFSLLGISAGAHRLWSHRSYKAKWPLQLLLAFMSTVAFQDSVIVWARDHRVHHKFSDTDADPHNPNVGFFFSHIGWLLCKKHPDVTKKGKGIDMSDLESNAILAFQKKYYTILVILLCFVLPTVIPVVFWEETWLNAYLIPGVLRHILLLNVALMINSVGHRYGYKPYDKYINPADNLIFSIFSSGEGWHNYHHVFPWDYRSRELKNLINLTKIFIDFFATIGWAYDLKYASDETIKKRMKRTGEQYNYN, from the exons ATG actGTAACAATGGCGTTAAAACCACAAGTAAATAAGGAACTTGaagaaaaatcgaaatttaataGATCAATAGTATGgcgtaatgtaattattttatcgttGCTACATCTTGGTGCCCTGGGTGGACTTTACCTCTCATTTACATCGGCGAAATATATGACTATTTTTTTCG caatttttttatacgaatttagTCTTTTGGGAATCTCAGCTGGGGCTCATCGACTTTGGTCCCATCGATCCTACAAAGCCAAGTGGCCTCTCCAATTGCTGCTAGCATTCATGAGTACTGTAGCTTTTCAG GATTCCGTGATTGTATGGGCCAGGGACCACAGGGTCCACCATAAATTTAGCGATACTGACGCCGACCCACATAACCCCAACGTCGGATTCTTTTTTTCGCATATAGGCTGGCTGCTTTGTAAAAAACATCCCGATGTCACGAAAAAGGGGAAAGGCATTGATATGTCTGATCTAGAGAGCAATGCAATACtagcttttcaaaaaaa ATATTATACGATCTTGGTGATATTGCTCTGCTTTGTTTTGCCAACCGTTATCCCGGTCGTATTTTGGGAAGAAACATGGCTAAACGCCTACTTAATCCCCGGCGTTCTTCGTCATATTTTGCTACTAAATGTAGCTTTAATGATTAATTCAGTAGGCCACAGATATGGTTATAAACCATATGACAA ATATATAAATCCAGCagataatctaattttttctatattttcctCGGGGGAAGGATGGCACAATTATCATCACGTCTTCCCTTGGGATTATAGATCCcgtgaattaaaaaatttaattaatttaacaaaaatattcattgatttCTTTGCAACAATTGGTTGGGCATACGATTTAAAGTATGCATCagatgaaacaataaaaaaacgtatGAAGAGAACGGGTGAacagtataattataattaa
- the LOC120357426 gene encoding uncharacterized protein LOC120357426 — MGLRKQFSDLVATERYHCHHNNIKGNTAQRYMESNSIQTVDWPIDSFQEARKIEKKLADISSDADTDAMRAAFNEPSKRPKKAKKLSSDESDTSDASSCNTPPISQQRKENTPKTISTISLPKCSYIKSKQQCEGIV, encoded by the exons ATGGGTCTTCGAAAGCAATTTAGTGATTTGGTGGCCACCGAAAGGTATCACTGTCACCACAACAATATCAAAGGAAATACAGCCCAACGATACATGGAGTCTAACTCCATACAAACAGTTGATTGGCCCATTG ATTCTTTTCAAGAAGCTCGGAAAATCGAGAAGAAATTAGCAGATATCTCATCGGATGCTGATACTGATGCTATGCGTGCTGCATTTAATGAACCATCCAAACGGCCGAAAAAAGCTAAAAAACTTTCTTCCGATGAGTCTGACACCTCTGATGCCAGTTCCT GTAATACGCCACCAATTTCCCAACAACGTAAAG aaaatacaCCAAAAACAATTTCCACGATATCCCTACCAAAATGTTCTTACATTAAATCAAAGCAACAATGCGAAGGTATAGTTTAA
- the LOC120357425 gene encoding zinc finger MYM-type protein 1-like: MTLTTYVKVKIEMRDMSLKFPNEISYCDVSDARPRDAVGTPQPSPPLVPPTWELFKISSMKTRHLQNYFLQSSTMNDGRKRLSGYQFRKNAKEKREKEEKVLKQTATLELFFSKSNSTSVACASTRNDNSETEAVKRDSILNQSTTAVCKEENDIIIKDVEKETTTINEIVSSGHTNYLSATIYEELIQLMAKKTQETILAEIKKAKYYSVIIDSTPDISHIDQLSFIIRYVQEYGSPVERFITFLPNTGHKSQELAETVSKTLIDLDIDISSCRGQSYDNAANMSGAYSGLQMRIKELNPLAEYVPCAAHSLNLVGTCAASCCTEATNFFGVLQELFNFFSASTHRWEILQSYMKAKLTLKRLSTTRWSARDDACRSLNESWLEIIEALSFIENNAAEKNITRSEAKGLRIRLERLETAFMAIFWDTLLSRLNASSKKLQSIDIDISIVLELYKSLINFVQRIRNDFDEFENKAKLLSNEQKYERCKSRIKKRKLQLDESRDGDADETFSSRDRFRIETFLVILDSLRTELEKRCSGYELIHDRFIVLIKLRELSSVEIREHAIRVCEGFPDDIELSIVEELLHLREQLLLPENISQEYLELKHPQTVRLNVHFRACDE, encoded by the exons atgaccttgacaacatatgtcaaggtcaag attgaaatgagAGACATGAGTCTCAAATTTCCAAATGAAATTTCTTATTGCGACGTCTCTGACGCTCGTCCTCGTGATGCCGTCGGTACGCCGCAGCCGTCGCCGCCGTTGGTCCCCCCGACGTGGGAATTGTTCAAAATATCGTCGATGAAAACGCGGCACCTCCAg aactattttttacaaagttcaaCGATGAATGACGGAAGAAAACGATTAAGCGGTTATCAATTCAGAAAAAATGCTAAagaaaaaagggagaaagaagaaaaagtattGAAACAAACTGCTAcactagaattatttttttcaaagtctaACAGTACTAGTGTTGCTTGTGCTAGTACAAGAAATGATAATAGTGAAACAGAAGCAGTTAAACGTGATAGTATCTTAAATCAGTCCACGACTGCAGTTTGCAAGGAAGaaaatgacataataataaaagacgTAGAAAAAGAGACAACAACAATAAACGAGATCGTCA GTAGTGGGCACACTAATTATTTATCTGCAACGATTTATGAAGAATTAATTCAGCTAATGGCCAAGAAGACACAAGAGACTATTCTTGCGGAAATTAAAAAAGCGAAATATTATTCTGTGATAATAGACTCGACACCCGATATATCTCATATCGATCAGTTGTCTTTTATTATAAGATATGTTCAAGAATATGGTTCACCAGTAGAACGTTTTATTACGTTTCTTCCAAATACAGGACATAAATCACAGGAATTAGCAGAAACCGTCAGCAAAACACTTATTGATTTGGATATTGACATATCTAGTTGTAGAGGCCAATCTTATGATAATGCTGCTAATATGTCTGGTGCTTATTCGGGACTTCAGATGAGAATCAAAGAACTAAATCCTTTAGCTGAGTATGTGCCATGTGCTGCCCATTCGTTAAATCTCGTAGGAACCTGTGCCGCAAGTTGTTGTACtgaagcaacaaattttttcggtGTCCTCCaggaactttttaattttttctcggCATCCACACACCGGTGGGAAATATTACAATCATATATGAAAGCCAAACTGACACTGAAGCGACTCTCAACAACACGGTGGTCTGCTAGAGATGACGCTTGCCGAAGTTTGAATGAATCTTGGTTGGAGATTATTGAAGCTTTGTCCTTCATTGAAAATAACGcagcagaaaaaaatataaccaGAAGTGAAGCAAAGGGATTGCGAATTCGTTTAGAACGATTAGAAACCGCGTTTATGGCTATATTTTGGGATACTTTGCTTTCAAGATTAAACGCATCAAGTAAGAAACTACAAAGTATAGATATTGATATCTCCATTGTTTTAGAATTGTATAAGTCTCTTATTAATTTCGTCCAAAGGATTAGAAACGACTTTGATGAATTTGAGAACAAAGCGAAATTATTGTCAAATGAGCAGAAATACGAAAGATGTAAATCccgaataaagaaaagaaaattgcaacTTGACGAATCACGAGATGGCGATGCTGATGAAACGTTCAGCAGCAGAGATCGTTTTCGAATTGAaacatttcttgtaattttagatAGTTTACGAACTGAATTAGAAAAACGGTGTTCTGGGTATGAACTTATACATGATAGATTCATTGTGCTCATCAAATTAAGAGAGTTGAGTTCAGTAGAAATAAGAGAACATGCTATCCGCGTCTGTGAAGGCTTTCCCGATGATATTGAACTCAGTATTGTTGAAGAATTGTTACATTTGCGTGAACAATTACTCTTGCCAGAAAATATATCC CAAGAATATTTAGAACTAAAGCATCCTCAAACTGTACGGCTGAACGTTCATTTTCGTGCTTGcgacgaataa